One Succinispira mobilis DSM 6222 genomic window carries:
- the pheT gene encoding phenylalanine--tRNA ligase subunit beta, producing the protein MNVSFNWLKYYIDIDLTAEELAEKMTLAGIAVENIHYLGQGLEGVVTGKVVEIYKHPEADKLWICKIDVGQAELANIVTGADNVRQNSVVPVAVVGACLPNGMKMKKAKLRGVASEGMLCSAGELNLDAKTLLPEQREGIFLLPADTPVGVDIKQVLGLDDVILEFELTANRADCFGVIGIAREVAALTGKALKNIPLAATTDKIVTKNQGLEIEIQNKQLCKRFSGRVLKGVKLDNSPSWLQKCLRSVGLRPINNIVDVTNFVMLELCQPMHAYDYSKIAGKKLVARLAKAGEQLQTLDEQERNLQSEMLVIADIEKVLGIAGVMGGLESEVGSTTKDIVLEAAYFNGTSVRKTSRALGLRSEASSRFERGTDLETTILAIARATQLLQDITTVEAVEDIVDCYPEVKEAVVLTVSVAKINARLGTDLSATKMREILIALGFGVEIISEELKITVPSWRFDVTSMVDISEEIARVIGFDNIKATVPKGELMSAEQTLVTKLAEDLRNIMVANGLDEVINYSFIHPSAFDKLNLAKTDLKRTAIEITNPITDEFKILRTTLLASILQTVNYNIARRNEDLAIFEIGNIYLPEQLPLVKLPQERPVLAGAMTGKRFASHWQESKADFDFYDAKGLVTDLMHKFAVRDYQLVPSSLASLHPGKSADIIVAGQCVGSFGQVHPVVEENYSLNKPVYIFELDLTVLFATYENSASYCALPKYPYISRDLAVLVPEEILMADLEQLILAAGGKYLQDLKLFDVYQGKQVAAGFKSMAFTLTFQATDRTLTDKEVEEFTKQILESLQEKFNLKLRS; encoded by the coding sequence ATGAATGTTTCCTTCAATTGGTTAAAATATTATATAGATATAGATTTGACAGCAGAAGAATTAGCGGAAAAAATGACGCTAGCAGGGATAGCGGTAGAAAATATTCACTATTTAGGTCAAGGGTTAGAAGGCGTAGTTACAGGTAAAGTTGTGGAAATTTACAAACATCCGGAAGCCGATAAACTTTGGATTTGTAAAATCGATGTTGGACAAGCGGAATTGGCTAATATTGTTACTGGTGCCGATAATGTGCGCCAAAATTCTGTAGTTCCAGTAGCTGTAGTCGGTGCTTGCTTACCTAATGGTATGAAGATGAAAAAAGCAAAACTCCGTGGAGTTGCTTCGGAAGGAATGCTTTGTTCGGCGGGGGAATTAAATTTAGACGCTAAAACTTTATTGCCAGAACAGCGTGAAGGTATTTTCTTATTACCAGCAGATACGCCAGTTGGTGTAGATATTAAACAAGTTTTAGGCTTGGATGATGTGATTTTAGAGTTTGAATTAACTGCTAACCGAGCGGATTGCTTTGGAGTGATCGGGATTGCGCGTGAGGTAGCTGCGTTAACTGGTAAAGCTTTGAAAAACATTCCCTTGGCCGCTACGACGGATAAAATTGTTACTAAAAATCAAGGTTTGGAAATTGAAATTCAAAACAAACAACTTTGCAAGCGTTTTTCTGGACGAGTGCTTAAAGGGGTTAAATTAGATAATTCACCTAGTTGGCTACAAAAATGTTTACGTTCAGTAGGGTTGCGTCCAATAAATAATATTGTTGATGTTACTAATTTTGTGATGTTAGAACTTTGTCAACCAATGCATGCTTATGATTATAGTAAAATTGCCGGGAAAAAATTAGTGGCACGCTTAGCTAAAGCTGGGGAGCAATTACAAACTTTAGATGAGCAAGAAAGGAATTTGCAGTCTGAAATGTTGGTGATTGCTGACATAGAAAAAGTGCTAGGAATTGCCGGCGTAATGGGTGGTTTAGAGAGTGAAGTGGGCTCAACTACAAAAGATATAGTTTTGGAAGCGGCTTATTTTAACGGTACAAGTGTGAGGAAAACTAGCCGAGCTTTAGGATTGCGCAGTGAAGCCTCATCACGATTTGAGCGCGGCACCGATTTAGAAACTACTATTTTGGCTATTGCACGCGCAACTCAATTGTTGCAAGATATTACCACGGTTGAAGCTGTTGAAGATATTGTAGATTGTTATCCAGAAGTAAAAGAAGCAGTGGTGCTAACTGTCTCAGTAGCTAAAATTAATGCTCGACTAGGGACAGATTTGTCGGCGACAAAAATGCGTGAAATTCTTATAGCTTTAGGTTTTGGCGTAGAGATTATCTCAGAAGAACTGAAAATTACAGTGCCTAGTTGGAGATTTGATGTAACTAGTATGGTTGATATCAGCGAAGAAATTGCCCGCGTTATTGGTTTTGACAATATTAAAGCGACTGTGCCTAAAGGTGAGTTAATGAGTGCGGAACAAACCTTGGTAACCAAGTTAGCAGAAGACTTGCGCAATATTATGGTGGCTAATGGGTTAGATGAAGTAATTAATTATAGTTTTATTCATCCTAGTGCTTTTGATAAACTTAATTTAGCTAAGACAGATTTAAAACGCACGGCTATTGAAATAACTAATCCAATTACAGATGAGTTTAAGATTTTACGTACGACTTTATTAGCTAGTATTTTGCAAACAGTAAATTATAATATTGCCAGACGAAATGAAGATTTAGCTATTTTTGAAATTGGCAATATTTATTTGCCTGAGCAATTACCTTTGGTAAAATTACCGCAAGAGAGACCTGTGCTAGCAGGAGCTATGACGGGGAAAAGATTTGCGAGTCATTGGCAAGAAAGCAAAGCGGACTTTGATTTTTATGACGCGAAAGGCTTAGTAACAGATTTAATGCATAAGTTTGCAGTTAGAGACTATCAGCTGGTGCCAAGCAGTTTAGCTAGCCTGCATCCAGGTAAAAGTGCAGATATTATTGTGGCAGGTCAGTGTGTAGGCAGTTTTGGTCAAGTACATCCAGTGGTGGAAGAGAATTATTCACTTAATAAACCTGTTTATATATTTGAATTAGATTTAACAGTATTATTTGCAACTTATGAAAATAGTGCTAGCTATTGTGCTTTACCTAAATACCCATATATTAGTCGCGACCTAGCGGTACTAGTTCCAGAGGAAATTTTAATGGCTGATTTAGAGCAATTGATTTTAGCTGCGGGTGGAAAGTATCTACAAGATTTAAAATTATTTGATGTATATCAAGGCAAACAAGTTGCCGCAGGCTTCAAAAGTATGGCTTTTACGTTAACTTTTCAAGCTACGGATAGAACTTTGACAGATAAAGAAGTGGAAGAATTTACTAAGCAAATTCTAGAAAGCTTGCAAGAAAAATTTAATTTAAAACTAAGATCTTAA
- a CDS encoding efflux RND transporter periplasmic adaptor subunit encodes MQIFKENKRNILILVAILLVIGIGYRIYDNIQTNRQRANKISSGQTLAVQTEIVKKGSILPILKFSGSLEPIWQADISSKVASRIDKILVYEGDQVASGQILIKLDASEFVAQVEQARGTVYESQASLEQAQTDLLRAEQLLQNGAVSKQERDTANYKKNMAIGKLESVRGNLGALQIKLDNTVITAPRSGVIAKKYVQEGTFANISMPIINLADTTSLLAKINIGEAEIVNVHLGQEAVLKINAYGEREFIGKVTRISPVASLPARSFSAEITIDNSKNELKAGMFANAFITTKLRENVVVIPQSAIVMREDQQTVYVVNKDNVLEQKLIKAGYTGEGKIEVLAGINEGDTIVVAGQNKLHEGVKVRLDKKEDGKV; translated from the coding sequence ATGCAAATTTTTAAAGAGAATAAACGCAACATTCTTATCTTAGTGGCAATTTTACTAGTAATAGGAATTGGGTATCGAATTTATGACAACATTCAAACAAATCGGCAACGTGCTAATAAAATTTCTAGTGGGCAAACTTTAGCTGTGCAAACAGAAATAGTTAAAAAAGGAAGTATTTTGCCAATCTTAAAATTTTCTGGGAGCCTAGAACCAATTTGGCAGGCGGATATCTCATCCAAAGTTGCTAGTAGGATTGATAAAATTTTAGTTTATGAAGGCGATCAAGTTGCTAGTGGACAAATTTTGATAAAACTTGATGCTTCCGAGTTTGTTGCTCAAGTAGAACAAGCTCGCGGTACAGTATATGAATCGCAGGCTAGTTTAGAGCAAGCTCAAACAGATTTGTTGAGAGCGGAGCAACTGTTGCAAAATGGAGCAGTATCTAAACAAGAGCGAGATACTGCTAATTATAAAAAAAATATGGCTATAGGCAAACTAGAATCTGTGCGTGGTAATTTAGGTGCTTTGCAAATCAAATTGGATAATACAGTAATTACTGCCCCACGTAGCGGAGTTATTGCTAAAAAATACGTTCAAGAGGGCACTTTTGCAAATATTAGTATGCCAATTATTAATTTGGCAGATACTACAAGTTTGTTGGCAAAAATAAACATTGGCGAAGCAGAAATTGTAAATGTGCATTTAGGGCAAGAAGCGGTGTTGAAAATAAATGCTTATGGGGAACGTGAATTTATTGGCAAGGTTACACGAATTTCACCAGTTGCTAGTTTACCAGCACGTAGTTTCAGTGCGGAAATAACTATTGATAATAGTAAAAATGAACTAAAGGCAGGAATGTTTGCGAATGCCTTTATTACTACTAAGTTGCGCGAAAATGTTGTAGTTATTCCTCAAAGTGCGATAGTTATGAGGGAAGATCAACAAACCGTATATGTGGTTAACAAAGACAATGTGTTAGAACAAAAGCTAATTAAAGCTGGTTATACTGGTGAGGGTAAAATTGAGGTGTTAGCTGGGATTAATGAAGGGGATACGATTGTTGTAGCTGGACAAAACAAGTTGCATGAGGGTGTAAAGGTGCGCTTAGATAAAAAAGAGGACGGCAAGGTGTAG
- a CDS encoding efflux RND transporter permease subunit yields the protein MIKVFIKRPVFTTMFIMLLVVFGINSYPKIGVDLSPDVELPFVNVTVTYTGASPEEMETLITKPIESAVSSVAGIKNISSMAREGFSQTIIEFELGIDPRQASSEVREKVAGVRKRLPDEVDEPVVQRQDISAQAILMFTFSSDIRDRGTIRKIVEDVVQEQVQRVDGVSEASIIGASAREIRLLVNPRKLEAYKISYQNLLSIANTENVNTPGGKVDEKGRELTVRTIGKYKNVEDIKNIVVANYDGKLVRMGDVVEVDDGWERETTYARVNGQPSVMMTVRKQSGTNTVDVSERVMQEVAKISERELPKDIKVEIIREQSKYIRDNVDDVWNAILFGGFLAVLITYLFLGDFKATVIGALAIPSSIISTFFLMKYMNFSLNNMSLMALSLAVGILIDDAIVLIENIFRHLRMGKDKFTAAYEATKEISLAMLATTMSLLAVFVPIGSMGETIGQFFKQFGLTVAFSVAISTLVAFTLTPMLAAHWLESKKYTLARPRIVDKVITYFEQGFQEFLGAYVQILNWCLQRPKKIILIATLSLLFNFALTPFLGKELQPTYDSGEFSVNIKAPPGTSLEKMKELTAPIEKQILTIPEVKLAGLWIGGGRRPVYEGSFNVKLVETTERQRSMMQIMDELRMQLRKNTDLKISVVSNQGGGRGDSRPVQIGLRGSELEKLNEYALILVNELKSIPGTSDVDVSSADSEPEIAIKLDKQRSADAGINNSQVGEVVQTAFLGKTTKNKFTIGDSDYNIRLLLTEKSRLNINDVANLRISSSKGDFVRLGDIAEVKMSSGPTQIDREGRQRQVIVYANTVGVSPGEVIEKVDKEIMPKLNMPLGYKYAFIGQAETMQRAFVEVIKALVLAVIIIYMVLAAQFESFIHPLVIMVSLPFAIIGAILGLLLSGQTLNMISTIGFVMLMGLVTKNAILLVDYTNQAREEGKSIKEALVEAGSLRLRPILMTTLSTILGMLPIALGIGAGAELRQSMGVVLVGGLITSTMLTLIVVPLVYLVIAEWRKN from the coding sequence ATGATAAAGGTATTTATTAAGCGACCAGTTTTTACGACAATGTTTATCATGCTATTAGTGGTGTTTGGGATAAATTCTTATCCGAAAATCGGTGTAGACTTATCTCCTGATGTGGAGTTGCCTTTTGTAAATGTGACAGTTACTTATACTGGCGCATCTCCAGAAGAAATGGAAACCTTGATTACTAAGCCGATCGAATCTGCAGTAAGTTCTGTGGCCGGGATTAAAAATATTTCCTCCATGGCACGCGAAGGATTTTCTCAAACGATTATTGAATTTGAATTAGGCATAGATCCGCGACAAGCCTCAAGCGAAGTCCGCGAAAAAGTGGCTGGTGTGAGAAAAAGATTGCCGGATGAAGTAGATGAACCAGTTGTACAACGGCAAGATATTTCGGCACAGGCAATTTTAATGTTTACTTTTTCATCGGATATTCGGGATCGAGGTACTATTCGCAAGATTGTAGAAGATGTGGTCCAAGAGCAAGTTCAAAGAGTGGATGGTGTATCAGAAGCCAGTATTATTGGGGCTAGCGCTCGTGAGATTCGCTTGTTGGTAAATCCTAGAAAATTAGAGGCTTATAAGATTAGCTATCAAAATTTACTGAGCATTGCTAATACTGAAAACGTGAATACACCTGGCGGTAAAGTAGATGAAAAGGGTAGAGAATTAACGGTTAGAACTATTGGTAAATATAAAAACGTTGAAGATATCAAAAATATTGTAGTAGCTAATTATGATGGTAAGTTAGTACGCATGGGTGATGTAGTTGAAGTAGATGATGGTTGGGAAAGAGAAACTACTTATGCACGTGTAAATGGTCAACCTAGTGTGATGATGACCGTGCGGAAACAATCAGGCACAAATACAGTAGATGTTTCTGAAAGAGTTATGCAAGAAGTAGCTAAAATATCAGAGCGGGAGTTACCTAAAGATATAAAAGTCGAAATAATTCGAGAGCAGTCAAAATATATTCGTGACAATGTGGATGATGTATGGAATGCAATTTTATTTGGTGGATTTTTAGCAGTTTTAATTACTTATCTTTTTTTAGGCGATTTTAAGGCTACTGTTATTGGGGCTTTAGCAATACCTAGTTCCATTATTTCTACTTTTTTCTTAATGAAGTACATGAATTTTAGTTTAAACAATATGTCTTTGATGGCCTTGAGTTTGGCCGTAGGTATTTTGATTGATGATGCTATTGTATTGATTGAAAACATTTTTCGTCACTTAAGAATGGGCAAAGATAAATTCACGGCGGCCTATGAAGCCACTAAGGAAATTTCTCTAGCTATGTTAGCGACGACAATGTCACTGTTAGCAGTTTTTGTGCCGATAGGTAGTATGGGAGAGACGATAGGTCAATTTTTTAAACAATTTGGCTTGACGGTTGCTTTCTCAGTAGCGATATCAACCTTAGTAGCATTTACTTTAACGCCGATGTTGGCAGCACATTGGTTAGAAAGCAAGAAATATACCTTGGCAAGGCCGCGAATTGTGGACAAAGTGATTACTTATTTTGAACAGGGTTTCCAAGAATTTTTAGGTGCTTATGTGCAAATTTTAAATTGGTGTTTGCAAAGGCCGAAAAAAATAATTTTAATAGCTACCTTGTCGTTGTTATTTAATTTTGCGTTAACACCATTTTTGGGGAAAGAATTACAACCGACCTATGATTCGGGCGAATTTAGTGTTAATATAAAGGCTCCGCCAGGGACGTCTTTAGAAAAAATGAAAGAGCTTACAGCACCAATAGAAAAGCAAATTTTGACTATTCCAGAAGTAAAACTTGCAGGACTTTGGATTGGTGGTGGCAGAAGACCTGTTTATGAAGGTAGTTTTAATGTTAAGCTGGTAGAAACTACTGAAAGACAGCGAAGCATGATGCAAATTATGGATGAACTGCGGATGCAACTTAGAAAAAATACTGATTTGAAAATTTCGGTAGTATCTAATCAAGGTGGAGGACGTGGTGATTCACGACCAGTTCAAATTGGCTTGCGAGGATCTGAATTAGAAAAACTTAATGAATATGCTTTGATTTTGGTCAATGAATTAAAAAGTATTCCAGGAACTTCTGATGTTGATGTATCTAGTGCAGATAGTGAACCTGAAATAGCTATTAAGTTAGATAAACAACGGAGTGCTGATGCGGGAATTAATAATTCACAGGTGGGCGAGGTCGTCCAAACTGCGTTTTTAGGTAAGACAACTAAAAATAAATTTACAATAGGTGATAGTGACTATAATATTAGGTTACTTTTAACTGAAAAAAGTCGTTTAAATATCAACGATGTAGCTAATTTGCGAATATCTTCAAGCAAAGGTGATTTTGTACGGCTAGGGGATATAGCGGAAGTGAAAATGTCTTCAGGACCAACGCAGATTGATCGTGAAGGGCGACAACGCCAAGTTATTGTCTATGCTAATACTGTGGGGGTATCACCAGGTGAGGTAATAGAGAAAGTTGATAAAGAGATTATGCCAAAACTAAATATGCCTTTAGGCTATAAATATGCCTTTATTGGGCAAGCAGAAACTATGCAAAGGGCATTTGTTGAAGTTATAAAAGCTCTAGTTTTGGCAGTTATTATTATTTATATGGTTTTAGCAGCTCAATTTGAAAGCTTTATCCATCCACTAGTAATAATGGTTTCTTTGCCGTTTGCGATAATTGGGGCAATACTAGGCTTGTTGCTTTCTGGACAAACCTTGAATATGATTTCGACTATTGGCTTTGTAATGTTGATGGGTTTAGTTACCAAAAATGCGATTTTATTGGTTGATTATACTAATCAAGCCCGCGAAGAGGGCAAGAGTATTAAAGAAGCATTGGTTGAAGCGGGCTCGTTGAGACTACGTCCAATTTTAATGACCACTTTATCCACAATTTTAGGAATGCTACCCATAGCCTTGGGAATTGGGGCTGGGGCAGAATTGCGGCAATCTATGGGCGTGGTATTAGTGGGCGGTTTAATTACTTCAACAATGTTAACCTTAATTGTGGTGCCGTTAGTATATTTAGTAATAGCAGAGTGGCGGAAAAACTAA
- the larE gene encoding ATP-dependent sacrificial sulfur transferase LarE, with translation MELKTKLEKLKTVLAEYTNLVVMFSGGIDSSLLLYVCQKFFPDKLRAITILSATLSAEERIRIEQIASEIGVEHHYLVSRELENREFALNDAKRCYYCKKIRLEQLQQWVKNFPNTIFLDGSNTDDLQDYRPGMLAVQEFPGLLISPFLLAGFDKQDIRQLAKQMGIKYWDLPSSACLASRLAYGLEITVERLRQVEQIEKYLATVLTGAIRVRHHGDLARIELNPENFSSALEENLRKQIVKYCKEAGFSYVTLDLQGYQLGSMNRVIER, from the coding sequence ATGGAGTTAAAAACTAAATTAGAAAAACTTAAGACTGTTTTAGCGGAATATACAAATTTAGTGGTAATGTTTTCTGGAGGAATTGACAGTAGCCTGCTATTATATGTTTGTCAAAAATTTTTCCCAGATAAATTAAGGGCGATTACAATCTTGTCGGCCACCTTAAGTGCCGAAGAAAGAATACGCATTGAGCAAATCGCCTCTGAAATTGGTGTGGAACACCACTATTTAGTTAGCAGAGAATTAGAAAATAGAGAGTTTGCGCTTAATGATGCGAAACGCTGTTATTATTGCAAAAAAATTCGTCTTGAACAATTACAACAATGGGTTAAAAATTTCCCCAATACTATTTTTTTAGATGGTTCTAATACCGATGATTTGCAAGATTATCGTCCTGGGATGTTAGCAGTACAAGAATTCCCGGGTTTGTTAATTAGTCCTTTTTTATTAGCTGGTTTTGACAAGCAAGACATTCGCCAGCTAGCGAAACAAATGGGGATTAAATACTGGGATTTGCCTAGTTCAGCTTGTCTGGCCTCTCGTTTAGCTTATGGCTTGGAAATAACAGTGGAAAGACTTCGGCAGGTGGAACAAATAGAAAAGTATTTGGCAACAGTACTTACAGGTGCTATTAGAGTGCGACACCATGGTGATTTGGCCAGAATTGAATTAAATCCAGAAAATTTTTCCAGCGCACTAGAAGAAAATTTGCGCAAGCAAATTGTTAAATATTGTAAAGAAGCGGGTTTTAGTTACGTTACGCTAGATTTACAAGGCTATCAGTTGGGCAGTATGAATAGAGTTATTGAGAGGTAG
- the larB gene encoding nickel pincer cofactor biosynthesis protein LarB, which produces MDDKIKELLLAYKAQAISTSAVVQEIKNLTCGDLGFANIDYNRASRQGFPEVVYCEGKTSEQIALIMEKLSLISKNILGTRATRDNYLQVLKKVPHAKFNEVARTITVEEQIVIKRPEKKILVISAGTSDMPIAEEAVITAEIMGNKVERLYDVGVAGIQRLLGRLDKLNEANVLIVVAGMEGALASVVGGLVNKPVIAVPTSVGYGANFQGLSALLGMLNSCSAGVAVVNIDNGFGAGRLASIINNLE; this is translated from the coding sequence TTGGATGACAAAATTAAGGAACTTTTATTAGCTTATAAAGCGCAAGCAATAAGTACGAGTGCTGTGGTACAGGAAATCAAAAACTTGACTTGTGGTGATTTGGGATTTGCCAATATCGATTACAATCGGGCCTCTAGACAGGGATTTCCTGAGGTTGTATATTGCGAAGGTAAAACTTCTGAACAGATTGCTCTAATAATGGAAAAATTAAGTCTAATTAGTAAGAATATTTTAGGTACAAGAGCTACCCGTGATAATTATCTCCAAGTGTTAAAGAAAGTACCGCATGCTAAATTTAATGAAGTGGCTCGTACGATAACAGTTGAAGAACAAATAGTTATAAAAAGACCTGAAAAAAAGATTTTAGTTATTAGTGCGGGTACTAGTGATATGCCTATTGCAGAAGAAGCTGTAATTACAGCGGAGATAATGGGCAATAAAGTTGAAAGGTTATATGATGTCGGTGTAGCAGGAATTCAGCGCTTATTAGGGCGGTTAGATAAATTAAATGAAGCTAATGTTTTAATTGTAGTGGCTGGAATGGAGGGGGCCTTAGCCAGTGTTGTGGGTGGTTTAGTGAATAAACCGGTAATTGCCGTACCTACTAGTGTGGGTTATGGGGCAAACTTTCAAGGGTTGTCTGCACTTTTAGGAATGTTAAATAGCTGTTCAGCGGGAGTTGCAGTAGTTAATATTGACAATGGCTTTGGCGCAGGTCGTTTGGCAAGCATCATTAATAATCTTGAGTAG
- the larC gene encoding nickel pincer cofactor biosynthesis protein LarC: protein MRVLFLDTFSGISGNMLLGLLIDLGADQQYILSELNKLNIGEYKIIIERVNKLGIDSTYVDVQCKEFDEQHSHEHGLVGTLIHKLQNILGKPTTGHVHSHGGVTHSHGPEAQRNLDSIMEIINNSELAATIKFQAEKVFTELAKAEAKVHGKSIQEVHFHEVGAVDTIIDIVGCLLALENLKVEKIMANRLQTGRGFVKCAHGLMPIPAPATAELIKNIPNYAGEIDKELVTPTGAALLKVLVTEYQPDVASLEWERIGYGAGTWDLSIPNVVRGYLGEKSMLQESALPTVGDLLVIQTNIDDMNPEYYEYILNKLLENGCQDVWLTAIIMKKNRPANVLNILCQQNLFDKIVAIVLRETTSIGLRYYPVQRVVAEREIQAVVLKSGSVVAVKCAYFQGELINRAPEYESCLEVAKRESRPLKDIYQEALECLK, encoded by the coding sequence ATGCGGGTATTATTTTTAGATACATTTAGTGGAATTAGCGGAAATATGTTACTAGGTTTATTAATAGATTTAGGGGCAGATCAACAATATATTTTGTCAGAACTAAATAAGCTTAATATTGGTGAATACAAAATTATTATTGAGCGTGTTAATAAATTAGGAATAGATAGTACTTATGTAGACGTACAGTGCAAAGAGTTTGATGAACAGCATAGCCATGAACATGGATTAGTTGGTACATTAATTCATAAACTGCAAAATATATTGGGAAAACCTACAACAGGTCATGTGCATAGTCATGGTGGTGTAACGCATAGTCATGGGCCAGAGGCACAACGTAATTTAGACAGTATTATGGAGATTATTAATAATTCTGAATTAGCCGCAACTATAAAATTTCAGGCAGAAAAGGTTTTTACTGAATTGGCAAAAGCTGAAGCTAAGGTGCATGGGAAAAGTATCCAAGAGGTTCATTTTCACGAAGTAGGTGCAGTGGATACTATTATTGATATTGTGGGTTGCTTGTTAGCTTTGGAAAATCTTAAAGTAGAAAAGATCATGGCAAATCGTTTACAAACAGGACGGGGCTTTGTAAAATGTGCACATGGGTTAATGCCGATTCCTGCACCTGCTACAGCGGAGCTGATTAAGAATATCCCTAATTATGCGGGTGAAATAGATAAAGAATTAGTAACACCTACTGGTGCTGCGTTGCTAAAAGTTCTGGTTACTGAATATCAGCCAGATGTTGCTAGCTTGGAATGGGAAAGAATTGGGTATGGTGCGGGGACTTGGGATTTGTCAATTCCTAATGTGGTAAGGGGTTATTTAGGTGAAAAATCAATGTTGCAAGAAAGTGCTTTACCCACAGTTGGAGATTTGCTAGTAATACAAACCAATATTGATGATATGAATCCGGAATATTATGAGTATATACTAAATAAATTGCTGGAAAATGGGTGTCAAGATGTTTGGTTGACAGCCATAATAATGAAAAAAAATCGTCCGGCTAATGTTTTGAACATTCTTTGTCAACAGAACTTATTTGATAAAATTGTAGCGATTGTTTTACGTGAAACTACTAGTATTGGCTTACGTTATTATCCTGTGCAAAGAGTTGTAGCGGAGCGAGAAATCCAGGCAGTTGTTCTAAAATCAGGAAGTGTCGTAGCTGTAAAATGTGCATACTTTCAAGGCGAGCTAATAAATAGAGCTCCCGAGTATGAAAGTTGCTTAGAGGTAGCTAAAAGAGAAAGTCGTCCTTTAAAGGATATTTATCAAGAAGCGCTGGAATGTTTAAAATAA
- a CDS encoding universal stress protein has protein sequence MFRKILVPVDGSDCSWKGLAYAEEIAEKFSSQLLVLNVEQVYNANLLALPMDNVYMDQMLSENGENLILKNAQEKIEKYTGKVQFISEKGHPAEQILIVAAKMQCDLIVIGSRGLSGIAEFLLGSVSTRISEYSQIPVLIVK, from the coding sequence ATGTTCCGGAAAATTTTAGTACCTGTTGATGGTTCGGATTGTTCATGGAAAGGGTTGGCTTATGCAGAAGAAATTGCTGAAAAGTTTTCTAGTCAGTTACTTGTTTTAAACGTAGAGCAAGTATACAATGCTAATTTATTAGCATTGCCAATGGACAATGTTTATATGGATCAAATGCTATCAGAAAATGGCGAGAATTTAATTCTTAAAAATGCACAAGAGAAAATTGAAAAATACACAGGAAAAGTACAGTTCATCTCTGAAAAAGGCCATCCCGCTGAACAAATTTTAATTGTGGCGGCAAAAATGCAGTGTGATTTGATAGTTATAGGTAGTAGGGGTTTAAGTGGAATTGCAGAATTTTTGTTGGGAAGTGTTAGTACTAGAATTTCAGAATACTCACAAATTCCAGTTTTAATTGTGAAATAA